From one Bombyx mori chromosome 5, ASM3026992v2 genomic stretch:
- the LOC101736339 gene encoding histone-lysine N-methyltransferase, H3 lysine-79 specific isoform X2: MALDLRLHSPAGAEPVVYTWPLTSGHGSDKHDGALEIVETIRWVCDDLPEMKAALEYNILCDYDTHSYESMRALCDRFNRAIDSVVALEKGTSLPAQRLNKYPSRGLLKHILQQTYNQAVADPEKLNQYEPFSPEVYGETSYELVCQMIDQIEISADDVFVDLGSGVGQVVLQMAAATPCRICLGVEKAEVPSKYAENMDLHFRMWMKWYGKKYGEYKLIKGDFLLDEHREKINAATIVFVNNFAFGPHVDHQLKERFADLKDGAKIVSSKSFCPLNFRITDRNLSDIGTIMHVSEMTPLKGSVSWTGKPVSYYLHIIDRTKLERYFQRLKNPKLKGSHNGCEDGEGSGKRNLSAPPTRQPTPDLLNGNSNHSTGSLPERRRKVARPRTVRGDNGRTRRAAAAKRRVARRSSDESDEESSGTDDAPPGPEPAPREWGAPWASSSDSNRSRRATSKRVASGGGARRRAARAKRRRTTPAAIAGLDLLHSTTLESTIHNGSVTAPPPGCVGQRLSALGVQLQPAERLHSELDIPRSPHTPYSLQLLLDMFRDQYLAFIQRMNTPEYANEIRNQIEKEKEKNHKLKSRASQLDKQINVLISDSVALLKARMSELGIHANNTVDLLAKAKEIVGRHKELQSKASKLQAQVNSIEAEQAVLVKQRTFEITEKYRQLGHVPHDAEVTQSIAQECILKEISATLAHRKRLHAQVGHLQNEITQMERASEQKPTTSSVPVTPVKMHAVNAKPRKREQRSRSQEWPEVPDIGKIEEQNPELLAQKILETGRQIEAGKVTKPNVIVNGYTRESERLDRYPKSTTPNPRPQTQRPSLAHRHSPVKSQKPLNVIGKVQESPKVINFEDRLKSIITSVLNEDQEQRKASRQVTPSSPYSNGYVTGRPTAAFPPRRDLRRERFPFERHHHPHQPHQPDYTQVSPAKLALRRHLSQERLAAPARTIGDLVNGEIERTLEISNQSIINAAVNMSARYHDANGTPAPHQPLEGLAACLQARVLASEYWRGRNGVNGGSNTPNGSVSGDLEDSRPRSPPPDPHSNTSTPLVDESPDGGRIPEVEGCEEVDESKWQDRIAFRFDQIISFASTAIEDKRRRSDEACNTSPDSGIGHGEAAAVAAAAAGGARGDTALQHFPPHHFKKRLYRRSRWGAADWERPPM; encoded by the exons GACAAACACGATGGAGCTTTGGAAATAGTAGAAACTATAAG atgGGTTTGCGACGATTTACCCGAGATGAAGGCCGCTTTGGAGTACAACATACTTTGCGATTACGATACTCATTCATACGAAAGTATGCGAGCCCTTTGCGACCGTTTCAACCGAGCCATCGATTCTGTAGTTGCTTTG gAAAAAGGTACGTCCTTACCAGCACAACGGTTAAACAAGTATCCTTCAAGAGGCTTACTGAAGCACATATTACAACAAACCTACAATCAAGCCGTAGCGGATCCcgaaaaattaaatcaatacgAACCCTTTTCTCCCGAG GTGTACGGTGAGACTTCTTACGAGTTAGTTTGTCAAATGATAGATCAAATAGAAATATCAGCTGACGATGTATTTGTGGACTTGGGCTCAGGTGTGGGACAGGTTGTACTACAAATGGCAGCTGCAACACCGTGTCGCATCTGCCTCGGTGTTGAAAAGGCAGAAGTTCCTAGTAAATATGCTGAG AACATGGATTTGCATTTTAGGATGTGGATGAAATGGTATGGCAAAAAGTATGGAgagtataaattaataaaaggcGACTTTTTGTTGGATGAGCATCGGGAAAAAATAAATGCTGCTACAATTGTTTTTGTCAATAACTTTGCATTTGGACCACACGTTGATCACCAGCTAAAAGAAAGATTTGCAGATTTAAAAGATGGTGCGAAAATAGTGTCATCAAAAAGCTTTTGTCCATTAAATTTTCGAATAACGGACAGGAATCTGAGTGATATTGGAACCATTATGCACGTAAGCGAGATGACGCCACTGAAAGGCTCCGTTTCTTGGACGGGGAAACCAGTATCATATTATTTGCATATAATAGATAGGACCAAATTGGAGAGATATTTTCAAAGACTGAAAAATCCGAAACTCAAG GGTTCACATAACGGGTGTGAAGATGGAGAAGGAAGCGGTAAACGAAACCTCAGTGCCCCTCCAACAAGACAGCCTACGCCTGATCTACTCAACGGCAACAGCAATCACAGCACGGGCTCACTGCCAGAGCGCAGACGGAAGGTAGCACGCCCTAGGACTGTCAG GGGTGACAATGGGCGCACACGTCGTGCTGCGGCCGCCAAGAGACGCGTGGCACGGCGCTCCAGTGACGAGAGCGACGAGGAGTCTAGCGGCACAGACGACGCACCGCCTGGACCAGAACCTGCGCCCAGGGAGTGGGGCGCTCCTTGGGCCTCATCGTCCGACTCCA ACCGTAGCCGTCGAGCGACGAGTAAGCGCGTGGCGTCGGGCGGAGGCGCGCGGCGGCGAGCGGCCCGCGCCAAGCGACGCCGCACCACGCCCGCCGCCATCGCCGGCCTGGACTTGCTGCACTCCACCACGCTCGAGTCCACCATACACAACGGCTCC GTGACGGCCCCGCCGCCGGGCTGCGTGGGGCAGCGGCTGTCGGCGCTGGGCGTGCAGCTGCAGCCCGCCGAGCGCCTGCACTCCGAGCTCGACATCCCGCGCTCGCCGCACACCCCCTACAGCCTCCAGCTACTGCTCGATATGTTCCGGGACCAGTACCTCGCTTTCATCCAGCGCATGAATACGCCTGAATACGCCAATGAAATACGAAACCAAATAGAGAAAGAAAAG gaaaaaaatcataaattgaAATCGAGAGCATCTCAATTGGACAAACAAATTAACGTCTTAATAAGTGACAGTGTAGCACTTCTCAAAGCCCGCATGAGCGAGCTTGGCATCCACGCCAACAACACCGTTGACCTCTTAGCGAAAGCGAAAGAAATCGTCGGAAGACACAAAGAACTGCAAAGTAAAGCGAGTAAATTACAAGCCCAG GTGAATAGTATAGAAGCTGAACAGGCAGTGCTAGTAAAACAACGGACGTTTGAAATTACTGAAAAGTATCGGCAGCTCGGACACGTACCACATGATGCTGAAGTTACTCAAAGCATAGCTCAAGAgtgtattttaaaagaaatttcgGCCACTTTAGCCCACAGGAAAAGATTACACGCTCAAGTGGGTCATTTACAAAATGAAATCACGCAGATGGAAAGGGCTAGCGAACAGAAACCGACCACTTCCTCCGTTCCCGTCACTCCCGTCAAGATGCACGCGGTTAACGCGAAACCGAGAAAGAGAGAACAGCGTTCGCGATCACAAGAATGGCCCGAGGTTCCGGATATTGGCAAAATAGAAGAGCAGAACCCGGAACTCCTCGCTCAGAAGATACTCGAGACGGGACGACAGATCGAAGCCGGAAAGGTCACCAAACCTAACGTCATAGTCAACGGATACACGAGAGAATCCGAACGACTCGACAGGTACCCAAAATCGACCACTCCGAACCCTAGGCCCCAGACGCAACGCCCGTCTCTCGCTCATAGGCATTCGCCTGTAAAAtcccagaaaccacttaacgttATCGGTAAAGTTCAAGAATCACCGAAAGTGATCAATTTCGAAGACAGGCTGAAGAGTATAATAACTTCGGTGTTGAACGAAGACCAAGAACAGAGGAAAGCTTCTCGGCAGGTGACACCGAGCAGTCCGTACAGTAACGGGTACGTGACGGGCCGACCCACCGCCGCCTTCCCGCCGCGCCGCGACCTGCGCCGGGAGAGGTTCCCCTTCGAGCGCCACCACCACCCCCACCAGCCCCACCAGCCGGACTACACGCAG GTTTCCCCGGCTAAGCTGGCGTTGCGGCGACACCTGTCGCAGGAGCGGCTCGCGGCGCCGGCGCGCACCATCGGCGACCTCGTCAACGGCGAGATCGAGCGCACCCTCGAGATCTCCAACCAGAGCATCATCAACGCGGCCGTCAACATGAGCGCGCGCTATCACGACGCCAACGGGACGCCGGCCCCGCATCAACCGCTAGAAG GGCTAGCGGCTTGCTTACAAGCCCGTGTTTTGGCTTCTGAGTACTGGCGCGGACGGAACGGCGTCAACGGAGGTTCTAATACTCCGAACGGCAGCGTTTCGGGCGACCTGGAGGATTCCCGTCCTCGGTCTCCGCCGCCCGATCCTCATTCGAACACGTCTACCCCTCTGGTCGATGAATCACCGGACGGTGGAAGGATACCCG AAGTAGAAGGTTGCGAGGAAGTAGACGAAAGTAAATGGCAAGATCGCATAGCTTTTCGTTTTGATCAAATAATATCGTTCGCGTCGACGGCGATCGAGGACAAGCGGCGGCGCTCGGACGAGGCGTGCAACACGTCGCCCGACTCCGGCATCGGGCACGGCGAGGCGGCGGCcgtggcggcggcggcggcgggcggcGCGCGCGGCGACACGGCGCTGCAGCACTTCCCGCCGCACCACTTCAAGAAGCGGCTGTACCGGCGGTCGCGCTGGGGAGCCGCCGACTGGGAGCGCCCGCCGATGTGA
- the LOC101736339 gene encoding histone-lysine N-methyltransferase, H3 lysine-79 specific isoform X3 has protein sequence MALDLRLHSPAGAEPVVYTWPLTSGHGSDKHDGALEIVETIRWVCDDLPEMKAALEYNILCDYDTHSYESMRALCDRFNRAIDSVVALEKGTSLPAQRLNKYPSRGLLKHILQQTYNQAVADPEKLNQYEPFSPEVYGETSYELVCQMIDQIEISADDVFVDLGSGVGQVVLQMAAATPCRICLGVEKAEVPSKYAENMDLHFRMWMKWYGKKYGEYKLIKGDFLLDEHREKINAATIVFVNNFAFGPHVDHQLKERFADLKDGAKIVSSKSFCPLNFRITDRNLSDIGTIMHVSEMTPLKGSVSWTGKPVSYYLHIIDRTKLERYFQRLKNPKLKVSKRGSHNGCEDGEGSGKRNLSAPPTRQPTPDLLNGNSNHSTGSLPERRRKVARPRTVRGDNGRTRRAAAAKRRVARRSSDESDEESSGTDDAPPGPEPAPREWGAPWASSSDSNRSRRATSKRVASGGGARRRAARAKRRRTTPAAIAGLDLLHSTTLESTIHNGSVTAPPPGCVGQRLSALGVQLQPAERLHSELDIPRSPHTPYSLQLLLDMFRDQYLAFIQRMNTPEYANEIRNQIEKEKEKNHKLKSRASQLDKQINVLISDSVALLKARMSELGIHANNTVDLLAKAKEIVGRHKELQSKASKLQAQVNSIEAEQAVLVKQRTFEITEKYRQLGHVPHDAEVTQSIAQECILKEISATLAHRKRLHAQVGHLQNEITQMERASEQKPTTSSVPVTPVKMHAVNAKPRKREQRSRSQEWPEVPDIGKIEEQNPELLAQKILETGRQIEAGKVTKPNVIVNGYTRESERLDRYPKSTTPNPRPQTQRPSLAHRHSPVKSQKPLNVIGKVQESPKVINFEDRLKSIITSVLNEDQEQRKASRQVTPSSPYSNGYVTGRPTAAFPPRRDLRRERFPFERHHHPHQPHQPDYTQERLAAPARTIGDLVNGEIERTLEISNQSIINAAVNMSARYHDANGTPAPHQPLEGLAACLQARVLASEYWRGRNGVNGGSNTPNGSVSGDLEDSRPRSPPPDPHSNTSTPLVDESPDGGRIPEVEGCEEVDESKWQDRIAFRFDQIISFASTAIEDKRRRSDEACNTSPDSGIGHGEAAAVAAAAAGGARGDTALQHFPPHHFKKRLYRRSRWGAADWERPPM, from the exons GACAAACACGATGGAGCTTTGGAAATAGTAGAAACTATAAG atgGGTTTGCGACGATTTACCCGAGATGAAGGCCGCTTTGGAGTACAACATACTTTGCGATTACGATACTCATTCATACGAAAGTATGCGAGCCCTTTGCGACCGTTTCAACCGAGCCATCGATTCTGTAGTTGCTTTG gAAAAAGGTACGTCCTTACCAGCACAACGGTTAAACAAGTATCCTTCAAGAGGCTTACTGAAGCACATATTACAACAAACCTACAATCAAGCCGTAGCGGATCCcgaaaaattaaatcaatacgAACCCTTTTCTCCCGAG GTGTACGGTGAGACTTCTTACGAGTTAGTTTGTCAAATGATAGATCAAATAGAAATATCAGCTGACGATGTATTTGTGGACTTGGGCTCAGGTGTGGGACAGGTTGTACTACAAATGGCAGCTGCAACACCGTGTCGCATCTGCCTCGGTGTTGAAAAGGCAGAAGTTCCTAGTAAATATGCTGAG AACATGGATTTGCATTTTAGGATGTGGATGAAATGGTATGGCAAAAAGTATGGAgagtataaattaataaaaggcGACTTTTTGTTGGATGAGCATCGGGAAAAAATAAATGCTGCTACAATTGTTTTTGTCAATAACTTTGCATTTGGACCACACGTTGATCACCAGCTAAAAGAAAGATTTGCAGATTTAAAAGATGGTGCGAAAATAGTGTCATCAAAAAGCTTTTGTCCATTAAATTTTCGAATAACGGACAGGAATCTGAGTGATATTGGAACCATTATGCACGTAAGCGAGATGACGCCACTGAAAGGCTCCGTTTCTTGGACGGGGAAACCAGTATCATATTATTTGCATATAATAGATAGGACCAAATTGGAGAGATATTTTCAAAGACTGAAAAATCCGAAACTCAAGGTCAGCAAAAGG GGTTCACATAACGGGTGTGAAGATGGAGAAGGAAGCGGTAAACGAAACCTCAGTGCCCCTCCAACAAGACAGCCTACGCCTGATCTACTCAACGGCAACAGCAATCACAGCACGGGCTCACTGCCAGAGCGCAGACGGAAGGTAGCACGCCCTAGGACTGTCAG GGGTGACAATGGGCGCACACGTCGTGCTGCGGCCGCCAAGAGACGCGTGGCACGGCGCTCCAGTGACGAGAGCGACGAGGAGTCTAGCGGCACAGACGACGCACCGCCTGGACCAGAACCTGCGCCCAGGGAGTGGGGCGCTCCTTGGGCCTCATCGTCCGACTCCA ACCGTAGCCGTCGAGCGACGAGTAAGCGCGTGGCGTCGGGCGGAGGCGCGCGGCGGCGAGCGGCCCGCGCCAAGCGACGCCGCACCACGCCCGCCGCCATCGCCGGCCTGGACTTGCTGCACTCCACCACGCTCGAGTCCACCATACACAACGGCTCC GTGACGGCCCCGCCGCCGGGCTGCGTGGGGCAGCGGCTGTCGGCGCTGGGCGTGCAGCTGCAGCCCGCCGAGCGCCTGCACTCCGAGCTCGACATCCCGCGCTCGCCGCACACCCCCTACAGCCTCCAGCTACTGCTCGATATGTTCCGGGACCAGTACCTCGCTTTCATCCAGCGCATGAATACGCCTGAATACGCCAATGAAATACGAAACCAAATAGAGAAAGAAAAG gaaaaaaatcataaattgaAATCGAGAGCATCTCAATTGGACAAACAAATTAACGTCTTAATAAGTGACAGTGTAGCACTTCTCAAAGCCCGCATGAGCGAGCTTGGCATCCACGCCAACAACACCGTTGACCTCTTAGCGAAAGCGAAAGAAATCGTCGGAAGACACAAAGAACTGCAAAGTAAAGCGAGTAAATTACAAGCCCAG GTGAATAGTATAGAAGCTGAACAGGCAGTGCTAGTAAAACAACGGACGTTTGAAATTACTGAAAAGTATCGGCAGCTCGGACACGTACCACATGATGCTGAAGTTACTCAAAGCATAGCTCAAGAgtgtattttaaaagaaatttcgGCCACTTTAGCCCACAGGAAAAGATTACACGCTCAAGTGGGTCATTTACAAAATGAAATCACGCAGATGGAAAGGGCTAGCGAACAGAAACCGACCACTTCCTCCGTTCCCGTCACTCCCGTCAAGATGCACGCGGTTAACGCGAAACCGAGAAAGAGAGAACAGCGTTCGCGATCACAAGAATGGCCCGAGGTTCCGGATATTGGCAAAATAGAAGAGCAGAACCCGGAACTCCTCGCTCAGAAGATACTCGAGACGGGACGACAGATCGAAGCCGGAAAGGTCACCAAACCTAACGTCATAGTCAACGGATACACGAGAGAATCCGAACGACTCGACAGGTACCCAAAATCGACCACTCCGAACCCTAGGCCCCAGACGCAACGCCCGTCTCTCGCTCATAGGCATTCGCCTGTAAAAtcccagaaaccacttaacgttATCGGTAAAGTTCAAGAATCACCGAAAGTGATCAATTTCGAAGACAGGCTGAAGAGTATAATAACTTCGGTGTTGAACGAAGACCAAGAACAGAGGAAAGCTTCTCGGCAGGTGACACCGAGCAGTCCGTACAGTAACGGGTACGTGACGGGCCGACCCACCGCCGCCTTCCCGCCGCGCCGCGACCTGCGCCGGGAGAGGTTCCCCTTCGAGCGCCACCACCACCCCCACCAGCCCCACCAGCCGGACTACACGCAG GAGCGGCTCGCGGCGCCGGCGCGCACCATCGGCGACCTCGTCAACGGCGAGATCGAGCGCACCCTCGAGATCTCCAACCAGAGCATCATCAACGCGGCCGTCAACATGAGCGCGCGCTATCACGACGCCAACGGGACGCCGGCCCCGCATCAACCGCTAGAAG GGCTAGCGGCTTGCTTACAAGCCCGTGTTTTGGCTTCTGAGTACTGGCGCGGACGGAACGGCGTCAACGGAGGTTCTAATACTCCGAACGGCAGCGTTTCGGGCGACCTGGAGGATTCCCGTCCTCGGTCTCCGCCGCCCGATCCTCATTCGAACACGTCTACCCCTCTGGTCGATGAATCACCGGACGGTGGAAGGATACCCG AAGTAGAAGGTTGCGAGGAAGTAGACGAAAGTAAATGGCAAGATCGCATAGCTTTTCGTTTTGATCAAATAATATCGTTCGCGTCGACGGCGATCGAGGACAAGCGGCGGCGCTCGGACGAGGCGTGCAACACGTCGCCCGACTCCGGCATCGGGCACGGCGAGGCGGCGGCcgtggcggcggcggcggcgggcggcGCGCGCGGCGACACGGCGCTGCAGCACTTCCCGCCGCACCACTTCAAGAAGCGGCTGTACCGGCGGTCGCGCTGGGGAGCCGCCGACTGGGAGCGCCCGCCGATGTGA
- the LOC101736339 gene encoding histone-lysine N-methyltransferase, H3 lysine-79 specific isoform X1, which produces MALDLRLHSPAGAEPVVYTWPLTSGHGSDKHDGALEIVETIRWVCDDLPEMKAALEYNILCDYDTHSYESMRALCDRFNRAIDSVVALEKGTSLPAQRLNKYPSRGLLKHILQQTYNQAVADPEKLNQYEPFSPEVYGETSYELVCQMIDQIEISADDVFVDLGSGVGQVVLQMAAATPCRICLGVEKAEVPSKYAENMDLHFRMWMKWYGKKYGEYKLIKGDFLLDEHREKINAATIVFVNNFAFGPHVDHQLKERFADLKDGAKIVSSKSFCPLNFRITDRNLSDIGTIMHVSEMTPLKGSVSWTGKPVSYYLHIIDRTKLERYFQRLKNPKLKVSKRGSHNGCEDGEGSGKRNLSAPPTRQPTPDLLNGNSNHSTGSLPERRRKVARPRTVRGDNGRTRRAAAAKRRVARRSSDESDEESSGTDDAPPGPEPAPREWGAPWASSSDSNRSRRATSKRVASGGGARRRAARAKRRRTTPAAIAGLDLLHSTTLESTIHNGSVTAPPPGCVGQRLSALGVQLQPAERLHSELDIPRSPHTPYSLQLLLDMFRDQYLAFIQRMNTPEYANEIRNQIEKEKEKNHKLKSRASQLDKQINVLISDSVALLKARMSELGIHANNTVDLLAKAKEIVGRHKELQSKASKLQAQVNSIEAEQAVLVKQRTFEITEKYRQLGHVPHDAEVTQSIAQECILKEISATLAHRKRLHAQVGHLQNEITQMERASEQKPTTSSVPVTPVKMHAVNAKPRKREQRSRSQEWPEVPDIGKIEEQNPELLAQKILETGRQIEAGKVTKPNVIVNGYTRESERLDRYPKSTTPNPRPQTQRPSLAHRHSPVKSQKPLNVIGKVQESPKVINFEDRLKSIITSVLNEDQEQRKASRQVTPSSPYSNGYVTGRPTAAFPPRRDLRRERFPFERHHHPHQPHQPDYTQVSPAKLALRRHLSQERLAAPARTIGDLVNGEIERTLEISNQSIINAAVNMSARYHDANGTPAPHQPLEGLAACLQARVLASEYWRGRNGVNGGSNTPNGSVSGDLEDSRPRSPPPDPHSNTSTPLVDESPDGGRIPEVEGCEEVDESKWQDRIAFRFDQIISFASTAIEDKRRRSDEACNTSPDSGIGHGEAAAVAAAAAGGARGDTALQHFPPHHFKKRLYRRSRWGAADWERPPM; this is translated from the exons GACAAACACGATGGAGCTTTGGAAATAGTAGAAACTATAAG atgGGTTTGCGACGATTTACCCGAGATGAAGGCCGCTTTGGAGTACAACATACTTTGCGATTACGATACTCATTCATACGAAAGTATGCGAGCCCTTTGCGACCGTTTCAACCGAGCCATCGATTCTGTAGTTGCTTTG gAAAAAGGTACGTCCTTACCAGCACAACGGTTAAACAAGTATCCTTCAAGAGGCTTACTGAAGCACATATTACAACAAACCTACAATCAAGCCGTAGCGGATCCcgaaaaattaaatcaatacgAACCCTTTTCTCCCGAG GTGTACGGTGAGACTTCTTACGAGTTAGTTTGTCAAATGATAGATCAAATAGAAATATCAGCTGACGATGTATTTGTGGACTTGGGCTCAGGTGTGGGACAGGTTGTACTACAAATGGCAGCTGCAACACCGTGTCGCATCTGCCTCGGTGTTGAAAAGGCAGAAGTTCCTAGTAAATATGCTGAG AACATGGATTTGCATTTTAGGATGTGGATGAAATGGTATGGCAAAAAGTATGGAgagtataaattaataaaaggcGACTTTTTGTTGGATGAGCATCGGGAAAAAATAAATGCTGCTACAATTGTTTTTGTCAATAACTTTGCATTTGGACCACACGTTGATCACCAGCTAAAAGAAAGATTTGCAGATTTAAAAGATGGTGCGAAAATAGTGTCATCAAAAAGCTTTTGTCCATTAAATTTTCGAATAACGGACAGGAATCTGAGTGATATTGGAACCATTATGCACGTAAGCGAGATGACGCCACTGAAAGGCTCCGTTTCTTGGACGGGGAAACCAGTATCATATTATTTGCATATAATAGATAGGACCAAATTGGAGAGATATTTTCAAAGACTGAAAAATCCGAAACTCAAGGTCAGCAAAAGG GGTTCACATAACGGGTGTGAAGATGGAGAAGGAAGCGGTAAACGAAACCTCAGTGCCCCTCCAACAAGACAGCCTACGCCTGATCTACTCAACGGCAACAGCAATCACAGCACGGGCTCACTGCCAGAGCGCAGACGGAAGGTAGCACGCCCTAGGACTGTCAG GGGTGACAATGGGCGCACACGTCGTGCTGCGGCCGCCAAGAGACGCGTGGCACGGCGCTCCAGTGACGAGAGCGACGAGGAGTCTAGCGGCACAGACGACGCACCGCCTGGACCAGAACCTGCGCCCAGGGAGTGGGGCGCTCCTTGGGCCTCATCGTCCGACTCCA ACCGTAGCCGTCGAGCGACGAGTAAGCGCGTGGCGTCGGGCGGAGGCGCGCGGCGGCGAGCGGCCCGCGCCAAGCGACGCCGCACCACGCCCGCCGCCATCGCCGGCCTGGACTTGCTGCACTCCACCACGCTCGAGTCCACCATACACAACGGCTCC GTGACGGCCCCGCCGCCGGGCTGCGTGGGGCAGCGGCTGTCGGCGCTGGGCGTGCAGCTGCAGCCCGCCGAGCGCCTGCACTCCGAGCTCGACATCCCGCGCTCGCCGCACACCCCCTACAGCCTCCAGCTACTGCTCGATATGTTCCGGGACCAGTACCTCGCTTTCATCCAGCGCATGAATACGCCTGAATACGCCAATGAAATACGAAACCAAATAGAGAAAGAAAAG gaaaaaaatcataaattgaAATCGAGAGCATCTCAATTGGACAAACAAATTAACGTCTTAATAAGTGACAGTGTAGCACTTCTCAAAGCCCGCATGAGCGAGCTTGGCATCCACGCCAACAACACCGTTGACCTCTTAGCGAAAGCGAAAGAAATCGTCGGAAGACACAAAGAACTGCAAAGTAAAGCGAGTAAATTACAAGCCCAG GTGAATAGTATAGAAGCTGAACAGGCAGTGCTAGTAAAACAACGGACGTTTGAAATTACTGAAAAGTATCGGCAGCTCGGACACGTACCACATGATGCTGAAGTTACTCAAAGCATAGCTCAAGAgtgtattttaaaagaaatttcgGCCACTTTAGCCCACAGGAAAAGATTACACGCTCAAGTGGGTCATTTACAAAATGAAATCACGCAGATGGAAAGGGCTAGCGAACAGAAACCGACCACTTCCTCCGTTCCCGTCACTCCCGTCAAGATGCACGCGGTTAACGCGAAACCGAGAAAGAGAGAACAGCGTTCGCGATCACAAGAATGGCCCGAGGTTCCGGATATTGGCAAAATAGAAGAGCAGAACCCGGAACTCCTCGCTCAGAAGATACTCGAGACGGGACGACAGATCGAAGCCGGAAAGGTCACCAAACCTAACGTCATAGTCAACGGATACACGAGAGAATCCGAACGACTCGACAGGTACCCAAAATCGACCACTCCGAACCCTAGGCCCCAGACGCAACGCCCGTCTCTCGCTCATAGGCATTCGCCTGTAAAAtcccagaaaccacttaacgttATCGGTAAAGTTCAAGAATCACCGAAAGTGATCAATTTCGAAGACAGGCTGAAGAGTATAATAACTTCGGTGTTGAACGAAGACCAAGAACAGAGGAAAGCTTCTCGGCAGGTGACACCGAGCAGTCCGTACAGTAACGGGTACGTGACGGGCCGACCCACCGCCGCCTTCCCGCCGCGCCGCGACCTGCGCCGGGAGAGGTTCCCCTTCGAGCGCCACCACCACCCCCACCAGCCCCACCAGCCGGACTACACGCAG GTTTCCCCGGCTAAGCTGGCGTTGCGGCGACACCTGTCGCAGGAGCGGCTCGCGGCGCCGGCGCGCACCATCGGCGACCTCGTCAACGGCGAGATCGAGCGCACCCTCGAGATCTCCAACCAGAGCATCATCAACGCGGCCGTCAACATGAGCGCGCGCTATCACGACGCCAACGGGACGCCGGCCCCGCATCAACCGCTAGAAG GGCTAGCGGCTTGCTTACAAGCCCGTGTTTTGGCTTCTGAGTACTGGCGCGGACGGAACGGCGTCAACGGAGGTTCTAATACTCCGAACGGCAGCGTTTCGGGCGACCTGGAGGATTCCCGTCCTCGGTCTCCGCCGCCCGATCCTCATTCGAACACGTCTACCCCTCTGGTCGATGAATCACCGGACGGTGGAAGGATACCCG AAGTAGAAGGTTGCGAGGAAGTAGACGAAAGTAAATGGCAAGATCGCATAGCTTTTCGTTTTGATCAAATAATATCGTTCGCGTCGACGGCGATCGAGGACAAGCGGCGGCGCTCGGACGAGGCGTGCAACACGTCGCCCGACTCCGGCATCGGGCACGGCGAGGCGGCGGCcgtggcggcggcggcggcgggcggcGCGCGCGGCGACACGGCGCTGCAGCACTTCCCGCCGCACCACTTCAAGAAGCGGCTGTACCGGCGGTCGCGCTGGGGAGCCGCCGACTGGGAGCGCCCGCCGATGTGA